The Malus sylvestris chromosome 14, drMalSylv7.2, whole genome shotgun sequence genome segment TGATGCTTTTGACTTGTGAagaatgtggatgcaaatttcttcctctttgatcttacacaattttgcacctacaaaacaattaacaccttaggttaaggccaagagcctcacgcgcccacgatgaatggtgggggctttggccgaagaacctccgatgccaaagttagaatttagagagaaagagtgttaagagaattttgggatttttgccaaagtgttggaatgagtttttggtgaaaataggagcctatttatagggctagtcTTGGCCACTTTTTCCAAGGAATGGCCGACCGTTGAAGGAGTTTTTGTGGTTgagattttggtttaattagccaatttattggctaattaaaccttaaagaataaattggtggttacatatttatttagaaTAAATTGATAATTAGGTTATGAAAAGGTTATAAAGAATAACTAAATAATTAGCTAAAAAGGGGAGAAAAGGGTAAGGAAAGTTAGGAAATAGGATGGATCCCTATTTAGGTcaggtttgggagtgaggtgattaaaaaaaaagctggagtgaaaaaaagctggtagcaattttggtgtttggtaaactttgaaAAACAGCTTTATTTCAAAGTTGAGGGTgaaaaaaagcccaaaacctgaagctacaaatagcagcttcagaaaacagcttattttcaaaacacggagctacagtaattcttttaatgaaaatttcaaattaccAATGTTGCCTTCGTTTCTCTCTGCCTTCTCTCTCGCACGCCCTCCTAGAAATCACAGAACATTCACACCCTCTTCTCTCTCGCACGCCCTCCTGAAATCGCCCTCTTCTCCTCTGTTGCCTGCAGTTGCacctcttctcctcctcctccttttccTCTCTCTCCGTCGGTCTCAGCGCCAGCTGTCGCCTTCCCTCCTTCTATCGCCGTCGCCTTCCCTCTTTCCTCTGGTAAGCTTCTCTTCTCtaaaattttgttatttatttgtttggattttttaaTTTGGGGATGGGGAGAGTGAAAGAGGGGTGGGAAAGAGCAAAGGGATGAGTGTATGGGTGTCAAGAAAACTGGGGATGGAGAAAACAATTGGGGAAAAATTAgggaaaaaattagggtttgtggaggaaacaagaaaatttgagagacaagaaaattTGTGCGCTGGGGAGAATGTGTATGCTATATGTGCAGAGTGCTCTGTGTGCTAGGGAGAATCCGGTTGGCTCACCGAAACAGAAAAACGGGTTCAGTGGTAGATTCATGTTTAGACCCAATTTTTAGATTATTGAATATATATGTCCAAGAAATCTTTGTGTTAGTAAGATTCCGAGAGTAGCAGTAGATTTCATTATCTTCTTAGTTAAGCGGTTTGATCTTCTTCTTCGCATCGATTTGGTTCTCTACCATCCCTCTTTCATTGTCTTccgcaacttcctatcttttcCCCTTGGTTTGGGATGGTTTAGTTCCCGATTGGAGAGATTTTGAGTAGCTGTGAAAACGTACTCttggaaaaaatgaagaaatgacCTTAAGGTGTTTACTTCTTTAACCAAAATGCCCTTCAAAATTTGGTCAAGTTATTTGTGTAATGGTAGAAAGTTCATGTGTCGAGCACCAAAAAATGTGTTCAATCAACACCTACAGCTGAAACTACCCTCGATTGTAAGTTTAAGACAAGAAAAGATGTGGACAGCCATCGACGTTTAGCCTCCAAATCAGGATTTCCTGTTTTGTAACCTTCACTTTGAGCCTTCAAATATATTCAATAACCATTCGAATATTTCATCTGTCTCAATCCCATTACACAAAAAAACTGGAGAACAATTGTAGCATAGCATGCGTATACGGTGAAAATTTCTTACAACACATTTCATTACCTCTGTTGTGTGCAAGAATTCTTTTGCACATAAGGTGCACTGCATGAATCTTAACTTATATTAATCTAGAGAAAACTTCTAGTAACTAGGCCTTATTACGTACAGCAGTAATGTTAAATTAATCTAGCCATCCTTAAGGAGAAAATATGCTATCACCGCAGGCACATTTCTAAACCTGTGGATAGTACTTGTTCTCTTCCAATGCCATTGCTCGGACAGATACTTGTATTGTATATCTGCACTGTGGTTTAAATGACACTCACATATAAGCAGCTTTAAGCACATATTGAAGCTCCAACTAGTTTGCAATGTTACTCTCTTGAAGTTTGTTTAAGGTGCTGTTTCTTGGTTATGAGATATAGTCTGAATGCTTTTGTTATGTCTTGTTGCAGACGAGTCTAATGTACAAATTGCACCAGCTTATGCCAAAGAGGGAAAATTTTCGATTGACTATATTTCCTGGACCTGTGGATCGTGCTTTGGTAGCAGCCTTGATTGTAATATTTCTCGATTGATCCCGGATTATAGAAGACCTGGCATTGAACGTTTTCAAAATTCTCAACGTTACAATACAACCTAACAAGGGTAGAATCAACGAGACGCGAAGACATGAAGTAGTTAAAGCCCCCGATACTTATCAACAGACCGATTGGTCAGTAGTTCATGATCTCTGGAACCATTTTTCCCGTTCAAGAGTTGGATTACATTTTGTTGTCAGCTATTAGGCACAAAACGGTGTACTTCAGCATCACTTTTTAAAGATCTATGATCAAGTAGCTTAGGTCTTTGCTGTTCTTTCAAAGAAATTGTGGTCTTCAGTGCAAATTCTATGATTTTTTGAAGTTTGCGAAGGGTTGAAACTGGCTAGGATTTTCCAGTTACTTGTCTTAGGTATGAACTTACATGTTTCAAGTCGAGAAGTGCAGCAGTGGCAGTAGCTGCAACCTCTCAACCTTCTCTTACGATTTCTTTTTATTCCTACTCAAATTCTCTTTCACAGAATTTCGTGCTTATAACCGACACTTCTACGACCAAACATGCAGCAATCTCTCAATCTTCTCCTATGATTTCTTTTTGAATAATATGGTTGCTCAATGATAAGtatgaaatttctactcaaaattttttGTTTGCAGAATTTCGTGCTTATGATCCCGATCTATCATATCATACATTACTTTGTAAATATaatctttgtaaaaaaaaaatcaattaaaactaaggaaaattaacgaaaagttcaaaaaaaacttctcttttaatgaaaagctttttttaagggaactttaacgaaaagctcctggtactgttcactttaacgaaaaaccacagttttacactaaaaagtcaatcctggtactattcactttaccctttattttgtcattatcattaaaactcaaagttttcaagctcttttcattagttttcttttttttaaaggtatagtgaatagtgccagttaaaagtaaaaatgtagattttcgttaaaagtcaatagtaccggaagtgttttgttaagaaaattaaattaatagcacatctagtattataccTTTTTTGGACATTTCACACAGTCacagctgttttacataaaagtttaccaaacactatcatacaactttttttttccaaaagcacttttacaaaaaagtttaccaaacactttgctgctttatttcacagccgcttattctcacagcacagccgcttattctcacagcagctttttttcaaagcacagcaataccaaaccagcccttagatGGGAATGGTCGGCCATTGATGTGGTTTTGGGGGTTTATTTGATATAATGGGTGACTTAATTgatatttaatggattaattgggtaattaatccattaattaaccaattaacatAATAATTTGGAGGTTACCTTACAAAAGGGAATTTGATGAGATAGACTTTGAATTGTTTACCTCTTTTGGAGCATCTTTGACTTTGTTGAAAAAAGATTGTCGATTGCTTACGCGTAGAGATCCCGGTGTACCTCAGGGGTATATTGGTCTTTTTTGTCCAacaatccacgtgtcgccttgtgattatttttggctccacaaagaACACATGCACATGCTTCAATTTTAGTCCACTCAAGTGTGTGTTTGTACATTTTTGAGTTTTGAAGACACCTACACATGCACTGATATGCACAAGCTTCACTTTTTATTTCACTTGAGACTCTGCATTTTTAGTACATGATTAATTATATGGTTTATAAAACAGATTATATGGAGAAGTTTTAGGTCTTGGATTTAAGAGAGGTGGAAAGTGCCTGAGGGTTACATAGAAACAGCGGCAATGGCAGCACGTTATTCTGCAAAGTGATGCGTTACAAGTGGTTCAAGCTATTAGCAGTCCTAGCTGTGGATTTTTTGCCATTGGTTTATTAATTGAGGATGTCAAAATTAGCTTGCAGAACTTCTCTACTGTGAGTGTAAGTCACAAACGTAGGTCCGCCACTTTAACAGCgtataaattggctaagttggcCTTAATTTCTACCGTTTCTAGTCATTGTTTCGAGATGCCTCCGACTTCTATTCAGGATGCCATCCTTCTTGATTGAATAGGGACCGTGCATTGCCTTTATCCATAAGGAAAGGACCACACATATGGTATATGATATGCCCAAAAATTTCAGATCATGTCAACTTGGTCTATAGGGAGGTTGGACCATGACATAGAGATGTCAAGAACCCACGATCAGTGAAAGAAAAACCGACAATAGTCATCAACATTAGTTGCATAAAATGAGAGTGAATAAAAGACCTAACAGTGATAATCATGTAGGTAAAGACATATTAGTGGCTAATGAAATGGATAAAAAAGATACCAGTGGTTAATGAGAGTATTAGGCACGGCCAAGCCTTTTACCCACCCTATATATAGTTAATATTATGACTAATTTGGaactgtttttaaaatgactaaacgcgttttttgtgaaaaagttttcaaaatcaatcgttaataaaaatgcaagtgaattctaaaaaaaaacacttgaagtgcttcctacAAGAAACACTTAATTGGTGCTTCCTACAAAAAGCACTTAATTGGTGCTTCGTGCATGACACATTTAAATGCAAACGAGCCGTTAGTGATTATTGTCAATTTTTATCCTAGTAAATGAGAAAAAAATAACTGTCGTCTATTGGTTGTGTCTATATAATGTAACAGATGAGGGTTAATCTTTGATAGATTATCATTTTGCGTAGGGAAGATTCTTTGATGTTTAAAGATGATTACCATCCAATTAAACAGATTTTGTGGGAAGCAGAAAAAGTATTTAACATGTATGATTAAAAACCATTCACTTGCCACATGAGAAGAATGCATCATTACTTGAATTTGTGATGGTATTACACCCTGGAATCTCTGCACAAAATTGTTTCTATTTTGAGGGTCCATAACTGTTAGGAAGACTAAACCGGGTTAATACAAAGATTAAAAGACAATTAGTTGTTATCaattcaaactttcatccactATGTCTGTGTATGATTCTGTTTGGAAATTTTCCCTTTTACCTTGTCATTTCTATTCTACAATATTGTGTGATGATCAAAGCTGTTCATTTTTCGAACTATCTTTAAAGGATCATTACTATTTAATCAAAGCAATAAGCTCGTCTATTAATTGATAACAGTAGGGATAAACAATTTACTTGATTGATAATGAGTCTAACAATCACTTGTTCTTTAAGTGTCTGTATAGTGCCAGTATTTGATCTCATGTGCTTTCTAAGTGTGGTTGTGATCCCCCACCTTTGGATTGGCATGAGTTTATTACTTGGAATGCTAATAATTGGACGAGCCAGTCGTTGGATGTTACCATTAAGAAGTTGTGCCAAGCTATTGTCTATGCTATTTGGAAGGAACAGAATAACTGTAAATTAAGAAACGAGCACCTCCGCTCCATTGCTATCTTTAAAACCATTGTGATCTCTATACACTTGCGGTTATGTTATTTGCAAATTCCACTCTCTATTGCAAAAAAATGTGCCTATTTTTCAAGAATGGTTtcagattttgatgatttttggtAGACATAATTTTGAGGAAGACTTAAAAGCTAAATGTTTTGGATCGTTAAATTATATTACAAAGTGGGCCTCACAAAAAACATGTGTCGAAAGTTGTGTAAAAAAAGTAATGCTACAAATTCATCTCTTAACATTATATCATAAGTGCATGACATATCAATCATGTTGTTTAACACCTGAATTATTAACACTATCTAAACAAGATAAACGTGTATTTTTCGACCAAATCGTACAACAATTGCAATTCACCATCTAAAATCATGAGACTACAAATTTACAAGGAGATGAGATTGATGTCTAAGTCTAAAGCAAGAAATACAAAACAAGTACTGGTTCCACATTGTATGTGAATCTTATCCTGTTAAATTAATAGAAATGGTACCGCGTACTACACTCCCTGTCCAGATTACCCTACTCATCTCTTTCACGGTTGTACCGTGGACGTGAAAATGTACTTTGAAATCAGCTTCAGTATTTGATGCCTCTTCCAATGAAGTAAAGGACTAAATTGTAGTAATGTTAtttcaactttaattaaattgaagcaatgatcaatcaactaaaaatctattactattggtcccttaactcatcaaaatgtgtagctatagtcattttcgtcaacttcgtcaaaattttattaaaatgagtTATATTAgaatgatcattgctacaattaaggtccctcaactcatcaaaatatgtagctatggttcttttcgtcaacttcatcataattttgtcaaaatgagttatgttagaATGACCATCgctacaattaggttaaagttgaaagACAATTTCTCtagtttgattaaagttgagggactgatggtaatgaatttttagttgaggaaccatAACTATACGTTTTGATGAATTGAGGGatcaatgataatgaatttttaattaaagaaccATTACTCTAATTAAGTTAAAGTTAAAAAATCATTACTGCAATTTACACGAAGGAAAAACCTCAATAAtacggacaaggattgtctgccctcctagttgtagtgcccttccatgccctcctattttgtacggtcacggttaagccacgtcaatattttatatttttattattttttgtcttattatctcattaaaaaattaatataaaatattgacatggcttaaccgtgaccgtacaaaataaaagggcatggaagggcaccacaactatgagggcagagaatccaagtcccaaTAATACATGAGACATGGAAATATAATTGTACCTTTTAATTCAGCTCTTCATGTTAAACCAAAGTACTATGTACCCATATAATATTTTTCATGGGTCAAGTCACATTTTCGCTCGCGACACGACACAAATAAGAGGAATCTTTGCATCTGGGTTTGCCAAAATGGGTTTTTGTAAGATATGATTTCTTCTTAGTGGACGAGTGACGTGGCATGACAAGAATTTCTCATAAATTAGATCTCATTTGGTCGAACGACTTGGATAACATTGGATTGTGATTTGATCATTGAATAAGACTAACTGGAATCTGACTATAGACTTGTTATGTCTCGTCTCTTTGACACTCAAGTCTCAATTAAGGAACAAATTGACcttatttatttgaaaattattcCACAATCTTTGTGACACAAACGGCCATACTCAAGAATCTTTTCTGAATTAAGTTTCGTTTGATAAAGCATTTCGAATAACATTAAATCAAGCTTTGAGTATTGCATACAATTAACTAAAATCCAACTAGACTTGTCATGTCTTGTTGACACTCAAGTCTTAGCAAGGAACAATTGGACCTTATTTTTTGAAACCTTAATCCAACGTACAAGTCCGGTCCACAATCCTTATTAGTGCAACAAAACATCTACCATGACACTAGTAAATAAGTTATCAACTGGTCACAAATCTGAGAGACAAAGACATGCATGATTTGGGATCCACCCAGACATATAACAACATATCACACATAACCAAACTAAGTAAATTATatgctccaaaaaaaaaaaaaactaagtaaACTATATTAATTATTCACATCATGACATTAAACTTTTTATGCTACATTTTTGGTAGAGAGAACGAAAGGTTTAAAATCAATGTGTTTGCAAGAGATAATGTTGGGGAtactaaatttatagacaaaatttataaattaaatgatatgtcatTAATATGAATGAGTACGTTTGTCAaagtttaagtaataattcaatcatcaactttcatgtatttagtttataaaattttgtctataaatttaatctccctagcattaccatTTCAATGTATCTGAAACATGAGACGGTACATCAAATATTATTATACAAGtgaggaaattttttttttttttaagtgtctcTCTACTTGTATACGATATATAGTGGAATTCTAGACATACTAAAAAATTTATTGTGTTTTGTGGGGTCCAAATTAATAGGGAAGTGGGATGGACGAACGTCAATTAATTAACCATGACGAAATTGGTTAATGCATCAACATCTTACCAGCCTTTTTCTATCTTGGGTTCCCAAAACCCTACACGAAACCTTGGGGCCCCATGTGGCGCTTTCCAGTGCTTGACATTTGTTAGCGGCGAGATGTGACGCCGTCAGTCAATCTGGTCAAACTTACGTCAGACTACACAACTCTGTCAGTTGTACAAAGTGACGGAGTTGAATCCCATCCGGATATTTTAGCCCTcatcataaaaaattatttgatttttctatttaaaattaaatataaataatatttgataATAACTGATCGCACAATGTATTAAAATATAAGAATTTTTAAGATCCACATCCTCTTTCCAAAATGACA includes the following:
- the LOC126600760 gene encoding uncharacterized protein LOC126600760, which codes for MLPSFLSAFSLARPPRNHRTFTPSSLSHALLKSPSSPLLPAVAPLLLLLLFLSLRRSQRQLSPSLLLSPSPSLFPLTSLMYKLHQLMPKRENFRLTIFPGPVDRALVAALIVIFLD